A region from the Lates calcarifer isolate ASB-BC8 linkage group LG2, TLL_Latcal_v3, whole genome shotgun sequence genome encodes:
- the fgf7 gene encoding fibroblast growth factor 7 — protein sequence MRKWMLTWNLQNLFSGLYLHAIFLFGSVCVVYSDCTPEQLAAIMNCSKHERHTRNYDYMEGGDVRIRQLFSRTQWFLTIDDRGNINGTQDPTDCYSILEIRTVSEGGILAIKGVKSQRYISMNKAGVLQGKDTYNENCNFKEVFLENYFNAYSSAKWTKNGKEMFIALSQKGKPIRGKKTRREHIASHFIPMKCREEERRAE from the exons ATGCGCAAATGGATGCTGACATGGAACCTTCAAAATCTGTTCTCGGGACTGTACCTGCACGCAATCTTTCTgtttggcagtgtgtgtgtggtctacAGTGACTGCACTCCAGAGCAACTTGCCGCCATCATGAACTGCTCCAAACATGAGCGCCACACCAGGAACTACGACTACATGGAGGGAGGAGATGTGCGTATCCGACAGCTGTTTAGCCGCACGCAGTGGTTCCTAACAATTGATGACAGAGGCAATATCAATGGGACTCAAGATCCCACCGACTGCTACA GTATCCTGGAGATCAGGACAGTGTCTGAGGGGGGCATACTGGCCATCAAAGGTGTGAAAAGTCAGCGTTACATATCCATGAACAAGGCTGGAGTGCTGCAAGGCAAG GATACCTACAATGAAAACTGCAACTTCAAAGAGGTTTTCCTAGAAAACTACTTCAATGCTTACTCCTCGGCAAAGTGGactaaaaatggaaaagaaatgTTCATAGCCCTGTCGCAGAAGGGAAAACCAATACGAGGGAAGAAGACCAGGAGGGAGCATATAGCATCTCACTTCATTCCTATGAaatgcagggaggaggagaggagggcagaATGA